A part of Pseudoalteromonas arctica A 37-1-2 genomic DNA contains:
- a CDS encoding LytR/AlgR family response regulator transcription factor → MVASFHALTFVSNTKFATFLTKRVQEHRHFESQSFIQANRLDQIDTDQYNVLFYELTNLADPMQIVHLTELAKKLKLVIIAQSGHFASFAFEVGAVDFLIVDSTAPRIDKCFDKLIHLCPIASAAERQYQQSTQTEKPSSHIVVKDVGKVRLIDIKDIIWINGAGNYVELHFTQGSTPVLHRETMKNIERQLEPEGFIRIHRSTLVRKQAICELMPTDSGDYKVRLKNDMCLNLSRRYKGCLESIISPLQ, encoded by the coding sequence ATGGTCGCTTCTTTTCATGCATTAACTTTTGTTAGTAACACTAAGTTTGCAACATTTTTAACAAAGCGCGTGCAAGAGCACCGACACTTTGAATCTCAATCTTTTATTCAGGCAAACAGATTAGATCAGATAGATACAGATCAATACAACGTACTTTTTTACGAACTAACTAATCTGGCTGACCCTATGCAAATAGTGCATTTAACAGAGCTAGCTAAAAAGCTTAAGTTAGTCATTATTGCCCAGTCGGGTCATTTTGCGAGTTTTGCTTTTGAAGTTGGCGCTGTTGATTTTTTAATAGTAGATTCAACTGCACCACGTATTGATAAATGCTTTGATAAACTGATTCACCTTTGCCCGATTGCAAGCGCGGCCGAACGTCAATATCAACAAAGCACACAAACCGAAAAACCATCATCACATATCGTAGTTAAAGATGTAGGTAAGGTAAGGCTAATTGATATAAAAGATATTATTTGGATTAATGGTGCGGGCAATTATGTAGAGCTGCATTTTACCCAAGGTAGTACACCGGTATTACACCGCGAAACCATGAAAAATATTGAACGGCAGCTAGAGCCAGAAGGGTTTATTCGTATTCATCGCTCAACGCTGGTAAGAAAACAAGCTATCTGTGAACTGATGCCTACTGACAGTGGCGATTATAAAGTAAGACTTAAAAACGATATGTGCTTAAACCTTTCAAGGCGCTATAAAGGGTGTTTAGAGAGCATTATAAGCCCTCTTCAGTAG